Proteins from one Deinococcus sp. AB2017081 genomic window:
- a CDS encoding ABC transporter permease, with the protein MTTTTPSTPVARTSRPRGQSQFAVAWGQFRKNRLAQTGGVLIILLYLMAIFAPFIAPDGLSNYSTSNITKFHPPTPVHIRDPQTGAFTRPFVYQYTQQLNLDTFVNEYRPTNQKCPIYFGVRGDSYKILGFIPGSLHLFGTGVDVPTCKVYLMGGEALGRDLFTRILYASQISLTIGVGAVVLSTIIGLFMGAMAAFFGGIVDTVIMRMVEVIAAIPYLFLIILLRSIFPKNINPILALYVILGILAFISWGGLARVTRGQLLSVRELDFVAAAKSLGASDNRIMIRHMLPTMTTYVIVGLSLGIPATILTESGLSFIGIGAVEPYVSWGSLLSQAQEGGLSSLNSRPWVLIPGFFIVFTVGCFQLLGDGLRDAFDPRKRQ; encoded by the coding sequence GTGACGACCACCACTCCCAGTACGCCCGTCGCCCGCACCAGCCGCCCCCGTGGGCAGTCGCAGTTCGCCGTCGCGTGGGGCCAGTTCCGGAAGAACCGGCTCGCACAGACCGGCGGCGTGCTGATCATCCTGCTCTACCTGATGGCAATCTTTGCGCCCTTCATCGCGCCAGACGGCCTGTCGAACTACTCGACGAGTAACATCACTAAATTCCACCCGCCCACCCCGGTGCACATCCGCGATCCGCAGACCGGGGCATTCACCCGGCCCTTCGTGTACCAGTACACGCAACAGTTGAACCTGGACACCTTCGTCAACGAGTACAGGCCCACCAACCAGAAGTGCCCCATCTACTTCGGTGTGCGCGGTGATTCCTACAAGATCCTGGGGTTCATTCCCGGATCTCTGCACCTGTTCGGCACCGGCGTGGACGTCCCGACCTGCAAGGTCTACCTGATGGGCGGCGAGGCCCTGGGCCGCGACCTGTTCACGCGCATTCTCTATGCGTCACAGATCAGCCTGACCATCGGTGTGGGCGCGGTCGTGCTGAGCACAATCATCGGGCTGTTCATGGGGGCCATGGCCGCGTTCTTCGGCGGCATAGTAGACACGGTGATCATGCGAATGGTCGAGGTGATCGCCGCAATTCCCTACCTGTTCCTAATCATCCTGCTGCGCTCAATCTTCCCCAAGAACATCAACCCGATCCTGGCGCTATACGTCATCCTGGGCATCCTGGCCTTTATCAGCTGGGGCGGTCTAGCCCGGGTCACGCGGGGGCAACTGCTCAGCGTCCGGGAACTGGATTTTGTCGCAGCGGCAAAGTCTCTGGGTGCGAGCGACAACCGGATCATGATTCGCCACATGCTGCCCACCATGACCACCTACGTGATCGTGGGCCTCAGCCTGGGCATTCCAGCCACGATCCTGACCGAGTCGGGCCTGAGCTTCATCGGCATCGGGGCCGTCGAGCCCTACGTGAGCTGGGGTAGCCTGCTCAGCCAGGCGCAGGAGGGCGGACTTTCCAGCCTGAACTCCCGGCCATGGGTGCTCATTCCGGGTTTCTTCATCGTGTTCACGGTAGGGTGCTTCCAGCTGCTCGGAGACGGCCTGCGCGACGCCTTCGACCCCCGCAAGCGCCAGTAA
- the secG gene encoding preprotein translocase subunit SecG, whose product MILNLFLVLFAITCLALVFFVLLQVPKQAGLSASMASGGSLLGGRGVEGGLVRVTSVLGGLFMLLAILISFISR is encoded by the coding sequence CTGATTCTGAATCTGTTTCTCGTGCTCTTCGCCATCACCTGCCTGGCACTGGTGTTCTTCGTGCTGCTGCAGGTGCCCAAGCAGGCCGGACTGTCGGCCAGCATGGCGTCCGGTGGGTCGCTGCTGGGCGGCCGCGGGGTCGAGGGGGGGCTGGTGCGCGTGACCAGTGTCCTGGGCGGCCTGTTCATGCTCCTGGCGATCCTGATCTCGTTCATCTCCCGCTGA
- a CDS encoding ABC transporter ATP-binding protein — translation MTAAPSTYTGKDRGMAAKGDTLLDVQHLEKYFPIRGGLLSRVVANVKAVNDISFTVKRGEVVGLVGESGSGKTTAGRAILRLIEPTGGQVIFNGTDITKLSKAQMRDYRREMQIIFQDPFASLNPRMTVSDIIGEAMQIHNLHPGKGRIDRIAELLQRVGLRPEHMRRYPHEFSGGQRQRIGIARALAVDPTFIVADEPVSALDVSIQAQVVNLMQDLQEELGLTVLFIAHDLHVVEYICDRMIVMYLGRIMEIAPSRELNTAPKHPYTEALLSAAPVPDPTVKRQRIILEGDIPSPINPPSGCVFRTRCRYAIEECAHTVPELREVSPDHFKACIRDDIL, via the coding sequence ATGACCGCCGCCCCCAGCACCTACACCGGCAAAGACCGTGGCATGGCCGCCAAGGGCGACACCCTGCTGGACGTCCAGCACCTCGAGAAGTACTTCCCGATCCGCGGCGGCCTGCTCTCGCGCGTGGTCGCGAACGTCAAGGCCGTGAACGACATCTCGTTCACCGTCAAGCGTGGCGAGGTCGTCGGTCTGGTCGGCGAGTCCGGCTCCGGCAAGACCACCGCCGGGCGCGCCATCCTGCGCCTGATCGAACCGACCGGCGGGCAGGTCATCTTCAACGGCACGGACATCACCAAGCTGTCCAAGGCGCAGATGCGCGACTACCGCCGCGAGATGCAGATTATCTTCCAGGATCCCTTCGCCAGCCTGAACCCCCGCATGACCGTCTCGGACATCATCGGCGAGGCCATGCAGATCCACAACCTGCACCCCGGCAAGGGCCGCATCGACCGGATTGCGGAGCTGCTCCAGCGCGTCGGCCTGCGGCCCGAGCACATGCGCCGCTACCCGCACGAGTTCTCCGGCGGCCAGCGCCAGCGCATCGGGATCGCCCGCGCCCTGGCCGTCGACCCCACCTTCATCGTCGCGGACGAGCCCGTCTCGGCGCTCGACGTGTCGATCCAGGCGCAGGTCGTGAACCTCATGCAGGATCTGCAGGAGGAGCTGGGCCTGACCGTGCTGTTCATCGCGCACGACCTGCATGTCGTGGAATACATCTGCGACCGCATGATCGTGATGTACCTGGGCCGCATCATGGAGATCGCGCCCAGCCGCGAGCTGAACACCGCGCCCAAGCACCCCTACACCGAGGCGCTGCTGTCCGCTGCTCCGGTGCCCGACCCGACCGTCAAGCGCCAGCGCATCATCCTGGAAGGCGACATTCCCAGCCCGATCAACCCGCCGTCGGGCTGCGTGTTCCGCACCCGCTGCCGCTACGCGATCGAGGAGTGCGCGCACACCGTCCCGGAACTGCGCGAGGTCAGCCCCGACCACTTCAAGGCCTGCATCCGCGACGACATCCTCTGA
- a CDS encoding ABC transporter substrate-binding protein, with product MKKALTLALALMGTSAFAAPFVYPAAWTAEQNTANKRGGEFRDYTISDFKTFNPFTSAEATSIPLTMGAGAGLFTQDPRNDEFIPKMADGPATVSNNGKRFVVKIRQGMKFSDGQEITADDWVTTFKIHTDDKVGSNSYDSFFLNDKPITVKKINTYTVQFDFPAVSATAYATMSYTPWPDHVFGAAYRSGGAEGVKKLWGLGTAPAQIVSPGMWVLSSYRAGERAVLSANKSYGDWNKDSRGQALPYLATYSYRIVADLNAALAAYLAGQLDAYGPRNADDLAQIKRAIDGGNLKAYLKANVSPQASSQWITFNWNKASDPAKQKLFRDVRFRRAMSHIANRQAMVQLALGGLGQETYFSTYPIFKNQIDAGLSAGAPQYKYDLAAAGKLLAQLGYTKKNSDGYLVDKAGKVLEFTLSTNAGNTTREQLGRIFADEAKKAGVKVNFTPIDFNTLVGQLTAKGENRPFDAILLGLSGGDNIWSFGSNVVPCGTNLHSYNNPTDGKCATSQEQLMTKLFYQGDAELNTAKRLAIGAQLMKAEGELQPVIYLVGGSYHVTYNERVGGEYPTNLQNSYYLSRDTALTFVK from the coding sequence ATGAAGAAAGCCCTGACCCTCGCTCTGGCCCTGATGGGCACGAGTGCCTTTGCTGCTCCGTTTGTCTACCCGGCAGCGTGGACTGCCGAGCAGAACACCGCCAACAAGCGTGGCGGCGAGTTCCGCGACTACACGATCAGCGATTTCAAGACCTTCAACCCCTTCACCAGCGCCGAGGCGACCAGCATCCCGCTGACCATGGGTGCCGGAGCTGGCCTGTTCACGCAGGATCCCCGCAACGACGAGTTCATCCCGAAGATGGCTGATGGCCCCGCCACGGTCAGCAACAACGGAAAGCGTTTCGTGGTCAAGATCCGTCAGGGCATGAAGTTCAGCGACGGCCAGGAAATTACGGCTGACGACTGGGTGACCACCTTTAAGATCCACACGGACGACAAGGTCGGCAGCAACTCCTACGACTCGTTCTTCCTGAACGACAAGCCGATCACGGTCAAGAAGATCAACACCTACACCGTGCAGTTCGACTTCCCCGCCGTGAGCGCCACCGCCTACGCCACCATGAGCTACACCCCCTGGCCCGACCACGTGTTCGGCGCCGCGTACCGCTCGGGCGGCGCAGAGGGCGTGAAGAAGCTGTGGGGTCTGGGTACCGCTCCGGCACAGATCGTGTCGCCGGGCATGTGGGTGCTCTCCAGCTACCGCGCCGGTGAACGTGCGGTGCTGTCGGCCAACAAGAGCTACGGTGACTGGAACAAGGACAGCCGTGGTCAGGCCCTGCCGTACCTCGCCACCTACTCCTACCGCATCGTGGCGGATCTGAACGCCGCCCTGGCCGCGTACCTGGCCGGGCAGCTCGACGCCTACGGCCCGCGCAATGCCGACGACCTCGCCCAGATCAAGCGGGCCATCGACGGCGGTAACCTCAAGGCCTACCTCAAGGCGAACGTGAGCCCGCAGGCGTCCAGCCAGTGGATCACCTTCAACTGGAACAAGGCCAGCGACCCCGCCAAACAGAAGCTGTTCCGCGACGTGCGCTTCCGCCGCGCCATGAGCCACATCGCCAACCGTCAGGCGATGGTGCAGCTCGCTCTGGGCGGCCTGGGCCAGGAGACCTACTTCAGCACCTACCCGATCTTCAAGAACCAGATCGACGCAGGCCTGTCCGCCGGCGCGCCGCAGTACAAGTACGATCTGGCCGCCGCAGGCAAGCTCCTGGCGCAGCTGGGCTACACCAAGAAGAACAGCGACGGCTACCTTGTTGACAAGGCCGGCAAGGTGCTGGAGTTTACGCTGAGCACGAACGCCGGGAACACCACCCGCGAGCAGCTGGGCCGCATCTTCGCTGATGAGGCCAAGAAGGCTGGCGTCAAGGTCAACTTCACGCCCATCGATTTCAACACCCTGGTCGGGCAGCTGACCGCCAAGGGCGAAAACCGACCCTTTGACGCGATCCTGCTGGGCCTGTCGGGTGGCGACAACATCTGGTCGTTCGGCAGCAACGTCGTGCCCTGCGGCACCAACCTGCACTCGTACAACAACCCCACCGACGGCAAGTGCGCCACCAGCCAGGAACAGCTCATGACCAAGCTGTTCTACCAGGGTGACGCCGAGCTGAACACGGCCAAGCGCCTCGCCATCGGTGCACAGCTCATGAAGGCCGAAGGCGAACTCCAGCCGGTGATCTATCTCGTCGGCGGGTCCTACCACGTGACCTACAACGAGCGTGTGGGCGGCGAGTACCCGACCAACCTGCAGAACTCCTACTACCTGTCGCGTGATACCGCGCTGACCTTCGTCAAGTAA
- a CDS encoding ABC transporter ATP-binding protein → MTHQGETLLAVNGLKTYFYTDDGVVKSVDGVTFHIKKGETLAVVGESGSGKSVTSLSVMRLIAMPPGKIVEGEILFTGKDGVQKNLVTLPESDMRKIRGNDISMIFQEPMTSLNPVYTVGDQIAEAVQLHQGKNKKEALGVATDMLRFVGIPAPEKRVHEYPHQMSGGMRQRVMIAMALSCNPALLIADEPTTALDVTIQAQILDLMRKLQTDIGMSILFITHNLGVVAEMADRVVVMYGGRVVEEGDVVEIFKAPRHPYTMGLLNSIPRPGEYEHIPGQPKPRLEAIPGNVPNPLNLPPGCSFEPRCKFAVPECSKAVPALEDTGHGHMARCIRWKEFEQAQAEVTA, encoded by the coding sequence ATGACCCATCAGGGCGAGACCCTACTGGCCGTGAACGGCCTGAAGACCTACTTCTACACCGACGACGGCGTCGTCAAGAGCGTGGACGGCGTGACCTTCCACATCAAGAAGGGCGAGACGCTGGCGGTGGTGGGGGAATCCGGCTCCGGCAAGTCCGTGACCAGCCTGTCCGTCATGCGCCTGATCGCCATGCCGCCGGGCAAGATCGTCGAGGGCGAGATCCTGTTCACCGGCAAGGACGGCGTGCAGAAGAACCTCGTGACGCTGCCCGAATCCGACATGCGCAAGATCCGGGGCAACGACATCTCCATGATCTTCCAGGAGCCGATGACCTCGCTGAACCCCGTGTATACCGTCGGGGATCAGATTGCCGAGGCCGTGCAGCTGCACCAGGGCAAGAACAAGAAAGAGGCCCTGGGCGTCGCCACCGACATGCTGCGCTTCGTGGGCATCCCTGCCCCGGAGAAGCGCGTGCACGAGTACCCGCACCAGATGTCCGGCGGGATGCGTCAGCGCGTCATGATCGCCATGGCCCTGAGCTGCAACCCCGCCCTGCTGATCGCCGACGAGCCCACCACGGCGCTCGACGTGACCATCCAGGCGCAGATCCTTGATCTCATGCGCAAGCTCCAGACCGACATCGGCATGAGCATCCTGTTCATCACACACAACCTCGGCGTGGTCGCCGAGATGGCCGACCGTGTGGTCGTGATGTACGGCGGTCGTGTGGTCGAGGAGGGCGACGTGGTCGAGATCTTCAAGGCCCCGCGCCATCCGTACACGATGGGCCTGCTGAACTCCATCCCGCGCCCCGGCGAGTACGAGCACATTCCCGGCCAGCCCAAACCCCGCCTGGAGGCCATCCCCGGCAACGTGCCCAACCCGCTGAACCTGCCGCCCGGCTGCTCCTTCGAGCCGCGCTGCAAATTCGCCGTGCCGGAGTGCTCCAAGGCCGTACCTGCGCTGGAGGACACCGGACACGGGCACATGGCCCGCTGTATCCGCTGGAAGGAATTCGAGCAGGCCCAGGCCGAGGTGACCGCATGA
- a CDS encoding ABC transporter permease: MIPFLLRRVVQSIPTLLLASVLIFFVIQLAPGDFLTPARLNPGISEQQLANLSQNFGLDRPVWQQYLLWMGNMLRGDFGLSFQYTQPVLDVIWPRIVNSVWLVLLYIVLFYAIAIPVGVFGAVKQNSVGDKAVNVVLYFLLGFPSFFLSLIVIYGILLLRNKTNIDIPLNGMTSDNFDSLNAVQKVLDVLKHLIIPALVLAVTDAAGLTRVIRGQMLEVMHADYIRTARAKGVSERTAIWKHTFRNAIVPIVAGIGGLLPAAVSGAGFAEVVFAYPGITPMLLTAINTSDLYLIAGFTVIVTILLIVGNALSDILLAVVDPRIKVG, from the coding sequence ATGATCCCATTCCTGCTGAGGCGGGTCGTCCAGTCCATTCCGACCCTGCTCCTGGCCAGCGTACTGATCTTCTTCGTGATACAGCTGGCACCCGGTGATTTCCTCACGCCGGCCCGTCTGAACCCCGGCATCAGCGAGCAGCAACTCGCCAACCTCTCTCAGAACTTCGGCCTTGACCGCCCCGTATGGCAGCAGTACCTGCTGTGGATGGGCAACATGCTGCGTGGCGATTTTGGGCTGTCGTTCCAGTACACCCAGCCGGTGCTGGACGTGATCTGGCCGCGCATCGTGAATTCGGTGTGGCTGGTACTGCTGTATATCGTGCTGTTCTATGCCATTGCCATTCCGGTCGGAGTGTTCGGGGCGGTCAAGCAGAATTCGGTGGGCGACAAGGCCGTGAACGTCGTGCTGTACTTCCTGCTGGGCTTTCCCAGCTTCTTCCTGTCGCTGATCGTGATCTACGGCATTCTGCTGCTGCGCAACAAGACAAATATCGACATACCCCTGAACGGCATGACCAGCGACAACTTCGACAGCCTGAATGCGGTTCAGAAGGTGCTGGACGTGCTCAAGCACCTGATTATTCCCGCGCTGGTGCTGGCCGTCACTGACGCCGCTGGGCTGACGCGTGTCATCCGGGGGCAGATGCTGGAGGTCATGCACGCCGACTACATCCGCACCGCGCGGGCCAAAGGCGTGTCAGAGCGTACGGCCATCTGGAAACATACGTTCAGGAACGCCATCGTGCCCATCGTCGCCGGCATCGGTGGCCTTCTGCCGGCGGCCGTCAGCGGCGCGGGCTTCGCCGAGGTCGTGTTCGCATACCCCGGTATCACGCCCATGCTGCTCACTGCCATCAACACATCGGATCTGTACCTTATCGCCGGATTCACGGTGATCGTCACGATCCTGCTGATCGTCGGCAATGCCCTGAGCGACATTCTCCTAGCGGTCGTTGATCCACGCATCAAGGTCGGGTGA